The DNA segment TTCGGCAGAAGCATAGTCTCATCTATACGGTTCTTTGGCTGCGTCATATCGATGTTCTTAAGGTTGAATGTCAATTCAACACTTTCAGTGAACTTTCGTTTAGGCGCCTTTTCAATAGCCTCGTTCAAGGCCTTTAGAATCTGGACCCTTTCAACCATCTTTTACCTCCATAGTTCAGCGACCCGCAAAAAAGATTTACTTTTATTAAAATCTTTTTGCCGTGCGAATCTTCTATGGGTTTTCATAGCCTATTCATGCGAGCTGGCTGTCGTATTCACCCGCATTTATGAGAGCAAAAACATCTTTCGGGTTTTTGCCGTCAACAGTTACTCCGACACTTACACACGAACCAATAACTTCCTTTACGGCAGTTTTAATTTCGTATGAGAGCATATCGTCAAACTTCATGCGTGCAATACGGACAGCAGCTTCAAACGGCAAATCTCCCACTTTATTGTTATTCGGTTCTCCTGAACCTTTCTCAATACCGCACTCCTTCATAATAAGTGCGGTCGCGGGGGGAACACCAACGGTTATTGTGAAGTTCTTCTTGTCGTCAACCTCTACTTTAACAGGCACCTGCATGCCGTTAAACTCAGAGGTCTTCTTGTTGATCTCGTCAACAACTGCCTTCACATTAATACCGAGAGGTCCCAGTGCAGGTCCCAGTGGGGGACCAGCAGTAGCTTTGCCGCCGGGTACCAATACCTCGACTACTTCTCCCATTTTATATCACCTTTGCTTGTCAGTGAAGGAAATTTTTTCCATACACCAAGCTTGGGTCTTAAAATGTTAAACTTAAAATAATTTAAATGTATCAATAAAGAATTGTCAAAAAAATATTAGTCCTGATTTTTGTCGATTACGCGCACATTGTCTCCGCGTACAGTAATCGGTATAGGAACCATGCTTTCATAGAGTTCAACCGTAATCTCTTCCTTGGAGGTGTCTACTCTCTTGACTACAGCCTTCTCTCCCTTGAAAGGCCCTGCTATAAGCTCAACAATTGTCCCCTCGTCAATTCCTGAGACAACAGGCTTTGGAACAAGGAAATGTTCAATCTCATGAAAAGAAGTCTCTCCCTTCACCACTGCACGCGCATTCGGAACCATTTCGCGAAGCTGCTCCATACGGGCTATCGGGTCAGGGCTTTCAACAAGAACATATCCTTTAAGCTCGTCCGGTGCCATAATGGCGGCTACGTGAATCTCATCGTGATCCTCAAGAACCTTTACAATATTATCAACGACCGTCCTTTCCTGTTTTGCGGTCGTCTTTATTGCATAAATTCTGTTATTAGTCTCATTCTCGTCGCTCATTTCCAAAATCCTTTAAAAATGTAAGTATTTCATGGAAGAAGAAGAATTACTTCATATATTATAAAGCCCATAAGCCCGATAAGTGCAATTCCTGCGGCCGCTACAAGGCCGATTTTCTGAAATTCATCCCTTGACGGAGTCCTTGCAAGTTTAAGGACACGCCAGTATTTTTTGAAGAGTTCTTCATCAACTTTAAATGCCATATGTATCTACTCACCTGAGAAAGTCTATATCATATTCGCGCTCGGGGGATTTATTACTATTATTGAGATCCTCACTTCTGCCGTATATCTGCGGGGAGCTGACACCGGTCACAACAAGCATTGTGCGCATGCGGTGCTGCATATCCGGGTCGACCTGCGCACCCCAGATTATGCGTGCATCCGGGTCTATACGTTCATAAACTTCCTGCACAACGCCTTCGGCTTCCTCCATTGTCATATCAGGACCGCCGACGACGTTTACAAGAGCGGCTGTGGCATTTGAGATATCAACATCAAGAAGAGGCGACCTGAGAGCCTTTTTAACCGAATCCGCGGCTTTGTCTTCGCTGTCACTCTCACCCATTCCAATCATTGCAACACCTCCGCGCTCCATTACCGTACGAACATCAGCAAAATCAAGGTTTACAAGTCCGGGCTGGGTGATAAGTTCGGTTATCCCTTTTACTGCCCTCATTAAGACTTCATCAGAAACCTTGAAAGCTGCATGAAGCGGAAGCCTCGGGACGACCTCCAGAAGCCTGTCGTTAGGAACCACAATTACTGTGTCCGCGACGTCACGCAGGCGTTCAAGACCGGCTTCTGCGTTTTCAAGTCTTATTGCGCCTTCCGCCCTGAACGGGAGAGTGACAATTGCAATCGTAAGAGCTCCCTGGTCACGTGCAGCTTTGGCAATCACAGGTGCAGACCCCGTACCTGTTCCTCCTCCGAGTCCTGCCGTGATAAAGACCATATCACTGTTCGCAAGCTTTGAACGAATTTCCTCCTCATTTTCAAGTGCAGCCTCTTCGCCGACCTGCGGGACAGAACCTGCGCCAAAACCTTTCGTTCGCTGGCGGCCGATAAGAATCCTGTAATCAGCCTTCGTTCTTATAAGGTGCTGGGCATCGGTGTTAACCACAAAAAGTTTTGCACCTTCGATACCCTCCTCGGCCATGCGGGTAACAGTATTCGATCCGCCGCCGCCGCATCCCACAACGGATATTTCTGTACGAAGCGACTTAAGAATCTCCTCTAATTCCTCGTCATTTTCATGCGAGCTGTCGACTATCATTTCTGTGTCGGCCGCTTCGGCGTTTGCCCTGCTTAGCGCCTCTTCAACAATTGACTTCATCATAGGTATTTCTCCAACCCCGGTATATGAATAACCTTTTCACTGCATTTTGAGACCATGGCAGGAGTTATCAGTCTGTCTTCCGCCATTACATCAAAACCCGCGGCAAGCTTTCCAAAGAACGGGCCCTTTGGCACCCCCAGTTCAGCCGCCTTTGCAGGATCAAATCTGATCTTTCTAATTACCATATGATCATCAATGACTGCCGTGTTCTTATCTTTGTGTAAGGTTTTAACACACAAAGATATTAAATCATTTATTGTCTGTAATCTATTTTCCTCATAGGTGATAAAAATTGGGAGCATTCTGCCTGTTTTTGATGTAAGATATGCAGAATTCATGTTTTCAACCCCCTCAATAACGTATTTTTCATCGAAAGACAGGGCAGCTTCAAGAAGGTCTCCGTTAATTTCCACGAAAACCAGATTTTTTCCCTCCAAAAGCCCTTTAAGGTGAATTCTGCACCCCGGACTTATACTCTGTGAAAAGTCTTTTAATTTTAGATACTCTTTCCATGAAATACTCCCCATATCCTTTATCTCATTTTCAGAAAGGTAAGGTATACCTTCTCCTTCAAGGATTTTTTCGATTCTTCTGACATCGTTTTTGTTAAGCGCCTT comes from the Methanomicrobium sp. W14 genome and includes:
- a CDS encoding transcription elongation factor Spt5 — its product is MSDENETNNRIYAIKTTAKQERTVVDNIVKVLEDHDEIHVAAIMAPDELKGYVLVESPDPIARMEQLREMVPNARAVVKGETSFHEIEHFLVPKPVVSGIDEGTIVELIAGPFKGEKAVVKRVDTSKEEITVELYESMVPIPITVRGDNVRVIDKNQD
- the ftsZ gene encoding cell division protein FtsZ; its protein translation is MKSIVEEALSRANAEAADTEMIVDSSHENDEELEEILKSLRTEISVVGCGGGGSNTVTRMAEEGIEGAKLFVVNTDAQHLIRTKADYRILIGRQRTKGFGAGSVPQVGEEAALENEEEIRSKLANSDMVFITAGLGGGTGTGSAPVIAKAARDQGALTIAIVTLPFRAEGAIRLENAEAGLERLRDVADTVIVVPNDRLLEVVPRLPLHAAFKVSDEVLMRAVKGITELITQPGLVNLDFADVRTVMERGGVAMIGMGESDSEDKAADSVKKALRSPLLDVDISNATAALVNVVGGPDMTMEEAEGVVQEVYERIDPDARIIWGAQVDPDMQHRMRTMLVVTGVSSPQIYGRSEDLNNSNKSPEREYDIDFLR
- a CDS encoding 50S ribosomal protein L11, which produces MGEVVEVLVPGGKATAGPPLGPALGPLGINVKAVVDEINKKTSEFNGMQVPVKVEVDDKKNFTITVGVPPATALIMKECGIEKGSGEPNNNKVGDLPFEAAVRIARMKFDDMLSYEIKTAVKEVIGSCVSVGVTVDGKNPKDVFALINAGEYDSQLA
- a CDS encoding protein translocase SEC61 complex subunit gamma, encoding MAFKVDEELFKKYWRVLKLARTPSRDEFQKIGLVAAAGIALIGLMGFIIYEVILLLP